In a single window of the Zea mays cultivar B73 chromosome 5, Zm-B73-REFERENCE-NAM-5.0, whole genome shotgun sequence genome:
- the LOC100216595 gene encoding Ribosome biogenesis protein BRX1 homolog 1, whose product MAKKRKHTDAQAETAGAEKPDDSAPARPERTLFGFKDPAPDAVPDSAASRAAVAPFRNREKVLITCSRRITYRYRHLMQDVLSMLPHAKKDSKVESKQSKGNALNEMLELRSCSSCLFFECRKQKDLYLWMVKSPGGPSVKFLVNAVHTMEELKLTGNHLKGSRPLLTFSTNFDEQPHWKLVKEIITHIFATPKDHRKAKPFHDHVFVFSIVDGHVWFRNYQISVPHNEIDKVDKGGMDKMTLIEVGPRFCLNPIKIFGGSFGGPTWYENPYYISPNQIRALEKRQKAGKYAKKVKAKVRRKMHEMENTLEPDEFAELWKGE is encoded by the exons ATGGCGAAGAAGCGGAAGCACACCGACGCCCAGGCAGAGACGGCCGGCGCAGAGAAGCCAGACGACTCCGCACCGGCGCGCCCGGAGCGCACgctcttcggcttcaaggatcCGGCCCCCGACGCCGTGCCTGACTCCGCGGCCTCCAGGGCCGCGGTGGCGCCGTTTAGGAACAGGGAGAAGGTACTCATCACCTGCTCCCGCCGCATCACGTACAG GTATCGTCATCTGATGCAGGACGTGTTGTCGATGCTCCCGCACGCGAAGAAGGACAGCAAGGTCGAGTCGAAGCAGAGCAAGGGGAACGCTCTCAACGAGATGCTCGAGCTCAGGAGCTGCTCCAGTTGTCTCTTCTTCGAG TGCCGAAAACAGAAGGATCTTTACCTTTGGATGGTGAAGTCTCCTGGAGGACCATCAGTGAAATTTCTAGTTAATGCTG TTCACACCATGGAGGAGTTGAAGCTTACGGGTAACCATCTGAAAGGGTCACGGCCACTTCTTACATTTTCTACAAATTTTGATGAGCAACCTCATTGGAAGCTTGTGAAGGAAATTATAACTCAT ATATTTGCTACTCCTAAAGATCACCGTAAAGCAAAACCTTTCCATGACCATGTATTTGTCTTCTCCATTGTGGATGGCCATGTTTGGTTTCGAAACTACCAG ATTTCTGTTCCCCACAATGAGATTGATAAAGTTGATAAAGGTGGTATGGATAAAATGACACTTATTGAG GTTGGCCCCAGGTTCTGTTTGAATCCAATCAAAATATTTGGTGGTAGTTTTGGTGGTCCTACATGGTATGAGAACCCATACTACATTTCCCCCAATCAG ATCCGTGCACTAGAGAAGAGGCAGAAGGCAGGCAAATATGCcaagaaggtgaaggccaaggtgAGGAGGAAGATGCACGAGATGGAGAACACGCTGGAGCCTGATGAGTTTGCTGAGCTCTGGAAAGGGGAGTAG
- the LOC100216595 gene encoding ribosome biogenesis protein BRX1 homolog 1 isoform X1, giving the protein MAKKRKHTDAQAETAGAEKPDDSAPARPERTLFGFKDPAPDAVPDSAASRAAVAPFRNREKVLITCSRRITYRYRHLMQDVLSMLPHAKKDSKVESKQSKGNALNEMLELRSCSSCLFFECRKQKDLYLWMVKSPGGPSVKFLVNAVHTMEELKLTGNHLKGSRPLLTFSTNFDEQPHWKLVKEIITHIFATPKDHRKAKPFHDHVFVFSIVDGHVWFRNYQISVPHNEIDKVDKGGMDKMTLIEVGPRFCLNPIKIFGGSFGGPT; this is encoded by the exons ATGGCGAAGAAGCGGAAGCACACCGACGCCCAGGCAGAGACGGCCGGCGCAGAGAAGCCAGACGACTCCGCACCGGCGCGCCCGGAGCGCACgctcttcggcttcaaggatcCGGCCCCCGACGCCGTGCCTGACTCCGCGGCCTCCAGGGCCGCGGTGGCGCCGTTTAGGAACAGGGAGAAGGTACTCATCACCTGCTCCCGCCGCATCACGTACAG GTATCGTCATCTGATGCAGGACGTGTTGTCGATGCTCCCGCACGCGAAGAAGGACAGCAAGGTCGAGTCGAAGCAGAGCAAGGGGAACGCTCTCAACGAGATGCTCGAGCTCAGGAGCTGCTCCAGTTGTCTCTTCTTCGAG TGCCGAAAACAGAAGGATCTTTACCTTTGGATGGTGAAGTCTCCTGGAGGACCATCAGTGAAATTTCTAGTTAATGCTG TTCACACCATGGAGGAGTTGAAGCTTACGGGTAACCATCTGAAAGGGTCACGGCCACTTCTTACATTTTCTACAAATTTTGATGAGCAACCTCATTGGAAGCTTGTGAAGGAAATTATAACTCAT ATATTTGCTACTCCTAAAGATCACCGTAAAGCAAAACCTTTCCATGACCATGTATTTGTCTTCTCCATTGTGGATGGCCATGTTTGGTTTCGAAACTACCAG ATTTCTGTTCCCCACAATGAGATTGATAAAGTTGATAAAGGTGGTATGGATAAAATGACACTTATTGAG GTTGGCCCCAGGTTCTGTTTGAATCCAATCAAAATATTTGGTGGTAGTTTTGGTGGTCCTACATG